TTGTTTTTGATTGAGGGGAAATGAGCATATGGAAAGGTCTGATGTTTATAATGGGCTGAAAGAACGTGAGACATCAAGCATTGACGAACTAAAACCGCAGATTAAATCCTTAAAAGGTATATCTGAAGTATTTAAGGCATTAAGTGATGATTCGCGTAGTAAAATAATCTATATGCTTTCAAAAAAAGAACTATGTGTCGGGGACATAGCATATATTTTAGATATGAATCTTCAGGCGGTCTCCTATCATCTTAAAATGCTGAAATCTCAGGATATAATAAAGAGCAGGCGGGATGGAAAGATGATCTATTATTCTCTTGCAGATGATTATATCTCCAATCTTATAGAGCTTGTGGCTCAATACAGGCTTGGAGTGTAAAACTGATAAGGAGGTTTTGTTTATGAATTATGCGGAAAAAATTCTTGGTAAAGCAATAGTCAGTCAGGGCTTAAAATATGTTTCGGGCAATCCTGAAGAAAACCTGCCAAAGATTCTGAGTTTGGGTGAGAAGATAGCCATAAGACAGATAGATAAGGAGAACATACGCAAGATAAGGCAATTGATGGAGGATCCCAATAACAACTGGCGTAAATTTGCCATAACACTGCTTACACGTATTGACCCGCATATAAGGGAAAAGACAGCAGGTAACTTTTTTGTGAATGCCTGTCTCCTTGGAAATCCTACACAGTATAAGTTATCTGAAAAATATGACATAAATGTACCATGGGCAATACTTATCGATCCCACGGCTGCCTGCAATTTAAAGTGTGTGGGCTGCTGGGCTGGAGAATACAATCAAAAAGACGCACTGGATTATGATACCTTAGACAGGGTGATTGGTGAGGCTGAAGAACTTGGAATATTCTTCACAATATTCTCGGGCGGCGAACCAACAGTGAGGAAAAAGGACCTCATAAAGCTGGCTGAGGCTCACCCTGACTCGGTGTTCCTTGCCTTTACCAACGGCACCCTTATTGACGATGAGTTTATAAAAGAGGTCAAACGTGTTGGTAATCTGGCATTTGCTGTAAGTATAGACGGCTTTGAGGAGACTACGGATGCAAGGCGCGGCAACAAGGTATACCAGAGAGTTATGACCGCAATGGAAAAGATGAGGGACGCAGGTATAATCTTTGGTTTCTCAACGACATACATGAGGGGCAACATAGATGAGGTCTCCTCCGATGAGTTTGTAGACCTCATGATAGAAAAGGGCTGCATATTCGGTTGGTACTTTACCTATGTACCTGTGGGCAGAGATGCTGATCCAACGATGATGGCCACTCCTACTGAAAGAGCAAAGATGTACAAGAGGATAAATGAAATTAGAAATACAAAGCCTATATTTGTGCTGGACTTCTGGAATGATGGTGAATATGCCTATGGATGTATTGCTGGCGGCAGAAGATACCTCCATATAAACGCTAATGGCGATGTAGAGCCTTGTGCCTTTGTACACTATGCTACATGCAATATAAAGGACACATCGCTTTTAGATGCCTTAAAGTCGCCTCTAATGATGGAATACAGGAGGCATCAGCCTTTCAATGAGAATATGCTCCGTCCATGTCCGCTTATTGACAATCCGGAAGCGCTGCAGCATATGGTTCATGCATCCGGTGCACACTCTACACAGATGGGTGACCCGGAGGACATAGATGAGTTTTACAAGAAGATTAAACCCCATTCTGATGCGTGGGCAAAAGAGGCCGAAGAACTATGGAAGGAAAGGCAAGAGAAAAATAAGGTATCAAATGAAAACGATGAAGAGGTCGCTGCAGGGGTTGCGGAATAAACCGCATCCCCTTTCTTATTGTTGTATTTTAGCTGTGCATATAGTAATATTATCTTGAAAGATATTTGGAGGCGATATAATGGAGAAGAAAGATACATATGATAAATTATATACCCTTGATGAGGCTTTAAGTTTTAAGAGAAATAATGTTAGAGAAAACTACAGCAGATACATAAACTCCAGTTTTGTGCAAATGCTTTCGCTTTTGCAGTTTGATAAGCACTTTGTGAGGGCAAGTGGTGTCTCTGTATGGGATGAGGATGGCAATGAGTATTATGATTTTTTAGGAGCCTATGGGGCTTTAAATCTGGGTCACAACCCGCCTGAGGTGTGGGATGCAATAGAAAAAGTAAAAAATATGCCTAATTTACTGCAGGCTGCAGTAAATAATTTGCCGGGTGCTCTGGCCCATAATCTTGCCATGATAACACCAGGAAACCTGCAGCGCAGTTTTTTTTGCAACAGTGGCGCTGAGGCAGTGGAGGGTGCTTTGAAGCTTGCCAAAATTGCATCAGGTAAACACAGGATAATATACTGCGGAAATTCTTTCCATGGCAAGTCTGCAGGTGCACTTTCCGTAACAGGTAGGGAGAAATATCAAAAGCCTTTCAGACCTTTGGTTCCTGACTGTGAATCTGTGCCTTTTGGCGACCTTAACAGCCTTGAGGGAAAATTTAAGAAAGGTGATGTGGCCGCATTTATTGTAGAGCCGGTACAGGGAGAGGGTGGTGTGGTTATACCTCCTGATGGATATTTAAAGGGTGTGAGGGAATTATGTACTAAATATGGAGTGTATTTTATTGCTGATGAGGTACAGACTGGTTTTGGCAGGACAGGCAGGATGTTTGCCTGCGAGCATGAGAACGTGGAACCGGATATTATGTGCGTAGCCAAATCCCTTGGTGGCGGTGTGGTGCCTGTGGGAGCATATATTACCACCGACGATATATGGAAGAAGGCCTATGGCACTCAGGAAAAGTGCCTGCTGCACACCTCAACCTTTGGAGGGAATCAGGTTGCAATGGCTGCCGGCATAGCATCTATACAGGCCATAATTGATAAAGACCTGCCGCATCAGGCTGAAGAGAAGGGTAAGTATTTTCTTGAGAGGTTGATGGCCCTGAAGGATAAATCACCTCTGATTAAGGATATCAGGGGTAAAGGGCTTATGATAGGGATAGAATTTAACCAGCCAGAAGGGCTTCTGTCAAAGACGGCAGTAGGGAAGCTGGCTTCAGAGTATACAGGATCTTTGGTGGCTGGTGAGCTTCAAAATAAGTATAGGATAATCACAGCATATACACTGAATAATCCTAATGTGATCAGACTCGAACCGCCCTTGATTGTGACAGAAGAACAGATCGATAGAGTTGTTGATGCTTTAGAAGAGATATTGACCAGTCAAAAGTCTTTTCTTGGACTGGCTATGGCAAGCTCGAAGACGATACTGGGTTCATTCTTCAAATAAAAATCAGAAAAGGGGGGGGAAGGGGCTGTGTGTAGTTTAAAAAATTTATTTATAAAAGGTATGACTTATGAGGAGTTTATAAGTTCATTGACAGAAAATAAGAGAAACAAATTTAAAAGTGTAAGCATAGAGATTGAGACATTTGATTCACCTGTGAAACATGTGCTGGCATTTGCTGAGGGCTGGTGCCCGGACTGTCAGCATAATCTCCCAATACTGAAGGCTATAACAGAGCGGTTTGGCATTGAGCTTAAAATTGTTCCTAAGGAGAATAACGAATATTTCATGGAGGACTTTATTGAGGATGGCCAGGCCAGGATACCCACCTTTGTATTTATGGATGACAATTTCAACATAGTGGGTAGCTGGGTTGAGCGTCCTAAAACAGTAAAACAGCTCTGGAAAGGTGAGACAGATATCAAGGAAAGGTATCTGAACGGTGAATTTGACAGCGAAATAATAAATGAAATTGTAAATATCTTAAAATGATACATCAGGTTGACAAAAAATAAATTATTCAAAAGGTATTGACTGTGATTTTCTCAGGTAATATAATATATGAAAATAACTTGATTAAAAGCATTGAAGGAAAATAGTAAGGTAAGACTTAGATGTAAAGAGAGCGCAGCCGGGGGCTGAAAGCTGTGCCATCGAGGTTGCCTGAACCCATTCCTGAGCTGTGGGCGATGAGCCGCACCGGGTGTCCAGCCGTTAAAAATGGAGGAGTATTACCATGGGGTGTACTCTTTATGAGCCGGGCTTTATAGCCAATTAAGGTGGTACCGCGGAATTTTACCTTCCGTCCTTTAGCAGGATGGGGGTTTTTTTTATTTGCTATTTGAGTGGTTTCAGTAATAAATTGTGCAAAATCTTTTTCCCTACTTCATCTGACAGGTTGCTGGTAGCTACGGTAGCGTTTGCGTAGAAGTTGAAGACAGGATCGATTTACTTCAAGGATGACTTTGGATGTTGTATTTATATGCCAGCATGTTCTGCAGCGGTTTATTATTATACTATGATGGGGGTTGTGATGTGGAAAAGAGAATAGGCTTTATAGGATGCGGTAATATAGCCGAGGCAATAATAAAAGGACTTTTAAATGCGGGTTATGTATCGAAAATGATAACGGCGACAAACAAAGAAAAGACTGAAAGACTTAAATATATTAAGGAGACTTACGGTGTACAGGTAAGCAGGGACAAAAAGGAGGTTGTCGATAACTCTGATTTAATTATCCTTGCTGTAAAGCCCAAGGATGTAGTCGATGCCTTGAGGGATATTCAGATTGGTGACAGGATATTAATATCTGTGGCGGCAGGCATAACTACTGAATACCTGGGAGGTATGTTTAAGGATAATGTAAGGGTCATAAGGGCAATGCCGAATACTTCCTCCATGGTTGGTGAGTCTGTGACAGCCATATGCAGAGGGAGATTCGCCAGCGATGATGACCTTAACTGTGCATATGAGGTCTTTTCATCTATTGGAGAGGTGGCAATACTCGATGAAGAGTACTTTGATATTGTAACAGGGCTTTCAGGAAGTGGACCGGCATATATATACTACATGATGGAGGCTCTGGTAGAGGCTGGTATTAAAAGCGGGCTGGATGCAGGTGTGGCACAGGAACTGGCCAGGCAGACCATTTTTGGCGCAGCAGTCATGCTAAAAAAGACAGGAGAAGACCCATCCAGATTGCGGCTAAACGTTACGTCGCCAGGAGGCACAACCATGGCAGGAATCATGGCACTTGAATCCAGAGGATTTAAGGAGATAATATATAATGCTGTGTATGAAGCCTCCCGCAGGTCGAAGGAAATGAGGGAGAGTATTGGGGCTTAAGTCATGGGACTCTGGCCCTATTTTTGTATTTTAACCACCAGGTTATATAAATGGACGAAATACAGAGATAGCAGATATTAGCTGATAATAAAACGGGATTAACACTTAAAAATGGACTTGCGGGGAAGGGCAGTTAATACTACAATAAAATGTACCACATGAAGTATTGCATACTAAATATTGTGAGGTGGGCATATGAAATTCACAGATAACGCCCTCAAGGTATTAAAGAAGAGGTACCTTGCCAGGGATGAAAATGGTAATGTTATAGAGACACCTGAAGAAATGTTTGAAAGGGTGGCCCGCACCATTGCAGAGATAGACAAAAACTATCCCGATGGTGAAGATGTGAATACCCTGGCAAAAAGGTTCTATGACATGATGATGGAACTTGATTTTCTGCCAAATTCTCCAACCCTTATGAATGCTGGAAGGCCTTTAGGGCAGCTCTCAGCCTGCTTTGTTCTGCCAGTGGGTGATTCGATGGAGGAGATATTTGATGCCATAAAATATGCTGCCATTATCCATAAGAGTGGTGGTGGCACAGGTTTTTCTTTCTCGAGGTTACGTCCAAAGGGAGCTACGGTAAGGACAACAGGTGGTGTTGCATCAGGTCCTGTAAGCTTCATGAGGGTATTCAACTCTGCCACGGAAGCAGTAAAACAGGGAGGTACACGCCGTGGAGCTAATATGGGGATACTGCGCGTTGATCATCCTGATATTCTGGAGTTTATTCAGTGTAAAAGGGATAACAGTGATATAACCAATTTCAATATAAGTGTAGGAATTACGGAGAAGTTCATGGAAGCTGTCCAGAGAGATGAATATTACCCCTTGATAGACCCACACACCGGGAAAGTAGTGAAGACCTTAAGGGCGAGGGATGTATTTGACCTTATAGTAGATATGGCCTGGAATAATGGCGAACCCGGTATAGTGTTTTTAGATAGGATGAATGAGAAGAATCCTACACCGGAGGTAGGGGAGATAGAATCCACCAACCCTTGTGTCACTGGAGATACATGGGTTACCACCAGTGAGGGGCCACGGCAGGTGAATGAGCTTGTGGGGCGCTCCTTTGAGGCAATAGTTAATGGAAAGGCCTATAGCTCTAGTAAAGAGGGATTTTTTAAGACAGGCAGAAAGCCGGTTATGAGGTTGAATACACAGGAGGGTTACTGCTTGCGGCTGACTGAGGATCACCTGGTTTTGCGTGTGGCTGCTAAGACAGATTACCATATAGGAAGTGAATGGGTGCCTGCGAAGGAATTGAGACCTGGGGATAAAATAGCCTTGCATAACCATAGGTCTCTGGCTGATTGGCCTGGTGAACTTAACGAGGATGAAGGCTATCTGCTTGGCCTTTTGGTTGGTGGTAGAATGTTTGGAAATAAGGCTGCTGTTTTATCAGGCCAGTCAAAAGAACGGGTAGTTTCAGATTTTTCCATAAGAAGTGGTATATTTCCCATTAAAGATTTAGCCTTGGAATATGCATCAGAATTACCATACAGTTACAATTTGTCTAGCTGCTTACCAATCGGGGAGGGGAACGAATTTGATATTGAATCAACCAGTGTTAAAACGTTAGCTTTCCATGCGGGTATGCATCTGGGTAAAAAGGCCATTACTTCAGAAATAGAGCGTGCCTCCTCAGATGGTTATCGTGGTTTTTTACGCGGTTTGTTTGATAGCAATGGTACGGTGCAGGGGAATCGAGATACAGGAGTGAATGTTTGTCTTGCTCAAAATGACCTTCAGTTCCTCCAGACTGTTCAGCGTATGCTTCTCCGGTTAGGTATAACAAGCACTATATATAAAGATCAACACCCAACAATGGCGAAGGGACTGTCAAATGATGTTAGGGAGAAAAATGGATATAACATAGGTCCCCAGTATGAGCTGGTTGTCTCGGGAGATAATATATCTCTTTTTAAAGAGCGGGTCGGTTTTGGAGACAAAGAAAAAGCTGAGAGGCTCAATATGCTGCTATCATGTTGTCATTACAAGGCAAATAAGGAAAGGTTTGTAGCCACAGTTTTCTCCATAGAAGATGATGGAATAGAAACGGTATACGATGTTCAAATTCCTGGTATCAATGCTTTTGATGCCAATGGCATTTATGTCCACAACTGCGGGGAACAGCCTCTTCTTCCATACGAAAGCTGTAACCTTGGATCTATCAACCTGTTAAATATGTTAAAGAAAGAGGATAACAGGTATGTAGTGGACAATGGGAAGCTAAAAAGGGTAGTGTACGATGCCGTTCACTTTTTGGACAATGTAATAGATGCCAACAGTTACCCGCTCCCTCAGATAGAGGAAATGACAAAAGCCAATAGGAAGATAGGCCTCGGAGTCATGGGATTCGCTGATATGCTTTTTAAAATGGGTATACCTTACAACAGTGAGGAAGCATTAAAAGTGGCGGAAGATATAATGGAGTTGATTGACAAGACATCTAAGGAGGCCTCGGCAGAACTGGCAAAAAAGAGAGGAGTATTTCCTAACTGGGAAAAGAGTATATATAAAAAGAAGAATCTGCCACTGCGAAATGCCACTACGACGACTATTGCTCCCACAGGAACTATAAGCATAATAGCAGGAGTGTCCAGTGGTATAGAGCCCGTTTTTGCTCTTGTATTTGTAAGAAAGGTCCTGGATAATGAAGAACTTCTGGAGGTAAACCCGGTCTTTAAAGAGGCAGTTGTAAACAAGGGCTTATATAGTGATTCATTAATGAAAAAAATTTCTTCAATGGGTTCTTTGAAGAATATAGACGGTATACCTGATGACATAAAGAGGATATTTGTCACTGCCCTTGATATAGATCCATATTGGCATATATCTATGCAGGCTGCCTTCCAGAAGCATGTGGACAATGCAGTTTCTAAGACTGTAAACTTTAGACATGATGCGACAAAAGAAGATGTAAAGGAAGCATATATTCTGGCATATAAGCTCGGATGCAAAGGAGTAACCATATACAGGGATGGCAGCAGGGATACGCAAGTGCTAAACATAGGAAGAGCAAGCGGTGAAAGGGATGAAAAGGTAAAAAATAAGGACGAAGAGGTCGTTGTGCCTCGCGAGAGGCCTCAGATAACAAGGGGTATAACTGAAAAGGTCAGGGTCGGGTGCGGCAACCTTTATATTACTGTGAATTATGATGAGAATGGAATATGTGAAGTGTTCACCAATGTAGGTAGGGCAGGGGGGTGCCCGTCACAATCTGAAGCAACTGCCAGGTTAACCTCCATCGCTCTGAGGTCCGGTATAGATGTCAAAGAACTGGTCGGCCAGTTAAGAGGTATACGTTGCCTTTCGACAATAAGGCAAAAAGAAAGGGATAAAAGGATAAAAGTACTCTCGTGTCCGGATGCTATAGCAAGGGTCATCGAGAAAGTTATGAATATGAAAGAAGAGGATGATGTCGAGGAGGCGAACACGGCTGTGGAAAACATAAATTATAATCCGGATAATTCTGGAACACCTCGCATTAATACTGTAACCTGTCCAGAGTGTGGGAGCAAGATAGAGCACGAAAGTGGATGTGTTATTTGTCCAAATTGCGGCTATTCTAAATGCGGTTAAAAAAATTCGCCATATGGCGAATTTTTTTTATTTAATTTACAGAACTTTTATGATATCATATCAAAAAAAGACACATTCTGACACACATAAGAGTTATAATAAATACTAATGATGCAATAAAATATAATGGGGTTGATGTTTAAATGATGGAGAGGAAAACTTCATTTAATTATCTGATTAGCACAATTGGCATAGGTATAGTTGCAGTAGATGCTGTTGTCAGTAATGGACTAATCGATGTTGACCCGTGGGGATTTCTATTTTTTGCTGCTTTTTTTCTTTTGATGGAGCAGTTTCCCATCTATTTTGGTGATATTAAACTCAGTTTATCTACAATAGCAATCATCACCACATATATGTTATGGGGAAATATCCCGGCCTCAGTGCTTGCTACGACTGGAATATTTATTGCCTCACTGATAGAGGGCAAGGGTTTGATATCAATTGAAAATGCAGGACTTTATGCCCTTTCATATTATACTGCAGGTGCAGCGGTTCATGTCTTTGTTGAAAATTTTTTACCTTACAGACTGGTCTACACCTTTTATATAATCCTTTATGTTCTAATATCTTTTATAATAAACTATATTGTATTGTATATTTTTTTAGTCAATAAGAATAAATCAGCATTCAGAGAATACTGGGGAGAGAGCACCTTATGGGAGATGCTTTCGTATATATTGATAATCCCGTCCGGCATAATCCTGGCCTTATTGTATTATTTAGAGGGCATACTTTTTACGGCTGTTGGTTCTATCTTTATATTAATACTGGAGTATATTTTTTCACTTTTAAGAAAGTTGATATATATAAACAGAAAGTATACTGCTCTGTACGAAATGGCCACCCTCATTAACTCTAACCTTGAGCTTAAAGAAACCTGTGAAATGGTTTTAAATACCATTTCCAATGTTATAAGGTATTCTTTTGCGGGGATATATTTAAAGAGCAGTGACGGGGTTGAGGTGGAATTGGTAGCTTCAGTTTTTAATGATGGATTTGAAGAGGTCAAGGTCATAAGGAGCTGTGACGAAGGTATAGTAGGCAAATGCATAACCCTTGGTACCGCTGAGCTATGTCAGGACCTTCGCCTCTCCGGAGATTTTAAGACTGATGACATTGCCAGGTTTTATAAATGCTGTATTGCTTTACCTTTAAACTATAATGATGAATCATTTGGGTGTATAATTATATGCCACAGGGATGAGAGGGTATATACACAGGATGATATGAATATCCTTACAGCGCTTGCCAAGCAGACATCCATTGCCATACAAAATGCAAGAAAATTTGAAGAGATCTCTATACAGGCTATTACTGACTCATTGACTACAGTATATAATAAGGGTTTTCTAAACATTATTCTTTCAAATATAGTAAAGAGCTGTGAAGTTGAAAAACGACCAATCAGTCTTATAATGTTTGATGTTGACCATTTTAAGCGGGTGAATGACACCTATGGACATCTTGTGGGAGATGAAGCCTTAAAAGAAGTGGCGAGACGCATCAAAGATAATGTAAGGGAAAATGATGTAGTTGCAAGGTTTGGTGGAGAGGAATTTGTTGTGGTTTTGCCTGGCCTTAAGAGCAGTGATGCTTTTCTGGTAGCGGAAAGAATAAGAAATGCTATATCATCTGTACCTATATCTACACAGGCTGGCGATATATACCTTACCATTAGCGGCGGAATAGCTGAGTTTCCTTTTACAGCAGAGTCCCCGGAAAAACTAATACAGTACGCTGATAGGGCCCTTTATGTGGGCTCAAAGATGGGTGGCAGGGATAGGGTCACCGTGTATGAGATATGAAGTATAGGTACTGAGAAAATTGGCATTCTCCTATGTTTTTATGGAATATGGACAGTATTTATTAATTAAAGAAAAATTAATATTTAAAAGAGGATATTTTGATTTTTTATAGAATATCTTTATTAACACCTAAGGGACAAGGGGGATGAATATGAAAGGTTACAAACCAACTTCCATACGAAATGCAGGTATATTTGCCCATGGAGGGGCTGGGAAGACCACATTATCGGAAGCATTGTTGTATGAGGCCAAGGCAATAGATAGGATGGGCAGGGTGAGTGAAGGCAACACCACCATGGACTATGACCCGGAAGAAATTCAGAGGCAGGTATCCGTATCATGTGCAATAGCACCATTGGAGTGGAGAGATACCAGGATTAATCTTATAGATACCCCTGGCTATTTTGACTTCGAGGGTGATGTGGTGGCTAGCCTCAAGGCTGTTGACTTTGGTATAGTGGTTGTATGTGCCTCATCAGGGGTTGAGGTAGGCACAGAAAAAGTGTGGACACATCTTGATAAAGCGGATCTACCGAAGGTTGTTTTTATCAATAAGATGGATAGAGAAAATGCAAACTTTGATAATACCTTAAGCCAGCTTAAAGATGTCTTTGGCAACAGTGTGGTTGCTTTGGCACTTCCCATAGGAAGGGAAGCAGGCTTCAAGGGCTATGTAGATTTATTGAGCATGAAAGCGTTTATCCGTGATGGCAATAAAATGAGAGAGACAGCCATACCGGATGATATGGCGGACACTGTGAGCTCTGCCAGAGATATACTGGTGGAGGCTATCGCAGGTACAGATGAAGGACTTATGGAAAAATTCTTTGATGGCGAGGAGCTCACCTGTGAGGAACTAAAAAGCGGCCTTAAAGCGGCATTATTAAACAGAGATGTAGTACCGGTTTTGGTTGGCGCCGGACAGCAGGGAATAGGGACTGATGCTCTGTTAGATTTCATCGTTGACTATGCCCCATCTCCTGTAGATAGAGGACCTGTCAAGGGCATAGATCCTTCAAATGGTCAGGAGATATTTAGAAAACCCGAAGAGGCTGAACCATTCTCCGCCTTTGTGTTTAAAACAATAGCAGACCCGTTTGTAGGCAGGTTATCTATATTCAGGGTGGTTTCTGGGGAGATATCAAGTGATACCAGCGTGTATAATCCAAATAAGGACACCATAGAAAAATTAGGGCAGCTTTATTTAATTAAGGGGAAAAAACAGATTGCTGTGGATAGATTAATAGCAGGGGATATAGGGGCAGTTTCAAAGCTGGTTGCAACATCCACTTCAGACACACTTTGCGATGTCAACAGTAAGATAAAATATCCTCCGATAGAGTTTCCGGAACCATCCCTTGAGATGGCTATTGAACCAAAGTCAAAGGGTGATGAGGAAAAGATTAATTCAGGGCTTTCCAGGCTTACAGAGGAAGATCCAACCTTTATAGTGGAAAGGAACGTTGAGACAGGTCAGACTATTATCAAAGGAATGGGCGAACTTCATATAGAGGTTATAGCCAAAAAACTTATGAATAAGTTTGGGGTAGACTGTGTATTGACACAGCCGAAGATTCCATATAGAGAGACTATAAGGGGCAAGGCCCATGTGGAGGGCAAACATAAAAAGCAGACCGGCGGTCACGGGCAGTATGGTCATGTATGGATAGACTTTGAACCTACATCAGAGGGTGACTTTATATTTGAGGAGAAAATTTTCGGTGGTGCTGTACCAAAGCAATATATACCGGCAGTTGAGAAGGGACTCAGGGAGTCAATTAAGGAAGGAGTTTTGGCAGGCTATCCGGTAGTCAATGTCAAGGCTACACTGGTGGATGGCTCCTACCATCCTGTGGACTCATCGGAAATGTCGTTTAAGATAGCTGCCTCCTTAGCGTTTAAAAAAGGAATGGAGCAGGCAGATCCTGTACTTTTGGAACCTGTGATGCATGTGGAAGTGCTTGTACCTGAGGATTATATGGGAGATGTTATAGGTGACATCAACAGAAGGCGCGGCAGGATACTTGGGATGGAACCTAAGGATGGGTTGCAGCTTGTAATAGCAGAGGTGCCACTGGCAGAAATGTATAAATATGGGGCTGACCTCAGGTCTTTTACCCATGCGAGAGGTTCGTTTAAAATGTGGTTTGAGAGGTATGAGGAGGTACCGGCCCATATAGCCGAAAAAATTATAGAAAAGGCAAGGGCAGAAAAAGAGGAAGAGAGGTAGTGCAGAATTTTTTATGTCAGCTGACAGAGAAACTGGGGGTTATACGTAGAAGGATTACCTTTTCAAAGACGCTCGTGTATATGGATACTTTTGTGTATATAGATATCAAAAAAGTCCGGGTTACCCGGACTTTTTTGATATCAATTCATGAATTTTATTGTGCCAGATTAAAGCGATTCCTCATAAATCTTTGAAATCACTTCTTCTGTAGCTTCTACTGGAGCTACGGAAAGCAATCCGTCAAGAGATGGTGTGGTTTTGCCAGCTTAACGAGAGTGGGGATATCATCCCTTGTAAATCCAAAGTCTGAGAGCTTTTCAGTGTATCCCACATTGAAGAGCCATTCTTCAACCTTTTTAGAGACATAGTCTGCTTCAGCGGAGAGACCTTTCAGGCCAGGC
The nucleotide sequence above comes from Calorimonas adulescens. Encoded proteins:
- a CDS encoding sensor domain-containing diguanylate cyclase, producing MMERKTSFNYLISTIGIGIVAVDAVVSNGLIDVDPWGFLFFAAFFLLMEQFPIYFGDIKLSLSTIAIITTYMLWGNIPASVLATTGIFIASLIEGKGLISIENAGLYALSYYTAGAAVHVFVENFLPYRLVYTFYIILYVLISFIINYIVLYIFLVNKNKSAFREYWGESTLWEMLSYILIIPSGIILALLYYLEGILFTAVGSIFILILEYIFSLLRKLIYINRKYTALYEMATLINSNLELKETCEMVLNTISNVIRYSFAGIYLKSSDGVEVELVASVFNDGFEEVKVIRSCDEGIVGKCITLGTAELCQDLRLSGDFKTDDIARFYKCCIALPLNYNDESFGCIIICHRDERVYTQDDMNILTALAKQTSIAIQNARKFEEISIQAITDSLTTVYNKGFLNIILSNIVKSCEVEKRPISLIMFDVDHFKRVNDTYGHLVGDEALKEVARRIKDNVRENDVVARFGGEEFVVVLPGLKSSDAFLVAERIRNAISSVPISTQAGDIYLTISGGIAEFPFTAESPEKLIQYADRALYVGSKMGGRDRVTVYEI
- the fusA gene encoding elongation factor G, whose amino-acid sequence is MKGYKPTSIRNAGIFAHGGAGKTTLSEALLYEAKAIDRMGRVSEGNTTMDYDPEEIQRQVSVSCAIAPLEWRDTRINLIDTPGYFDFEGDVVASLKAVDFGIVVVCASSGVEVGTEKVWTHLDKADLPKVVFINKMDRENANFDNTLSQLKDVFGNSVVALALPIGREAGFKGYVDLLSMKAFIRDGNKMRETAIPDDMADTVSSARDILVEAIAGTDEGLMEKFFDGEELTCEELKSGLKAALLNRDVVPVLVGAGQQGIGTDALLDFIVDYAPSPVDRGPVKGIDPSNGQEIFRKPEEAEPFSAFVFKTIADPFVGRLSIFRVVSGEISSDTSVYNPNKDTIEKLGQLYLIKGKKQIAVDRLIAGDIGAVSKLVATSTSDTLCDVNSKIKYPPIEFPEPSLEMAIEPKSKGDEEKINSGLSRLTEEDPTFIVERNVETGQTIIKGMGELHIEVIAKKLMNKFGVDCVLTQPKIPYRETIRGKAHVEGKHKKQTGGHGQYGHVWIDFEPTSEGDFIFEEKIFGGAVPKQYIPAVEKGLRESIKEGVLAGYPVVNVKATLVDGSYHPVDSSEMSFKIAASLAFKKGMEQADPVLLEPVMHVEVLVPEDYMGDVIGDINRRRGRILGMEPKDGLQLVIAEVPLAEMYKYGADLRSFTHARGSFKMWFERYEEVPAHIAEKIIEKARAEKEEER